One window of the Epinephelus moara isolate mb chromosome 22, YSFRI_EMoa_1.0, whole genome shotgun sequence genome contains the following:
- the LOC126384464 gene encoding histone H1-like → MADQPAAAPAGKPASKPQKKRGTSRTNRDGLSIPKLILTVVSEAKDGKRVSVFAIKKGLAKKGVDVLKHNKQINHALRRLVFKGLLKQVKGKGASGSFKLVKIQVKVPKPKKKKKVVVVKKKKTTSTKGSPTKKPRKRSPSKKRTPVKKVTKKKETKAKSPKKTTATKSAAKKVKKPAPRRTPAKKPAPKKTANKGGKKTAAKKTGGRKSAGKK, encoded by the coding sequence atggccGACCAACCTGCAGCAGCTCCCGCGGGGAAACCTGCCTCCAAGCCCCAGAAGAAGAGAGGGACCTCCCGCACCAATAGGGACGGACTCTCCATCCCGAAGCTCATCCTCACCGTGGTGTCCGAGGCCAAGGATGGGAAGCGGGTCTCTGTGTTCGCCATCAAGAAGGGCCTGGCGAAGAAAGGCGTCGACGTGTTGAAGCACAACAAGCAGATCAACCACGCGCTGCGGAGGCTCGTGTTCAAAGGGTTACTGAAGCAGGTGAAGGGGAAGGGCGCTTCCGGCTCCTTCAAGCTCGTCAAGATCCAGGTCAAAGTCCCcaaaccaaagaagaagaagaaggtggtggtggtgaagaagaagaagacgactAGTACCAAGGGGTCACCAACCAAGAAACCAAGAAAGAGGTCGCCATCAAAGAAAAGGACACCGGTGAAGAAAGTGACCAAGAAGAAGGAGACGAAGGCAAAGAGCCCCAAGAAAACCACGGCCACCAAATCTGCTGCCAAAAAGGTAAAGAAACCTGCTCCCAGGAGAACTCCTGCAAAGAAACCTGCTCCaaagaaaacagcaaataaaggaggaaagaaaactGCAGCAAAGAAAACAGGAGGAAGGAAATCTGCAGGAAAGAAGTAA